The following coding sequences are from one Capsicum annuum cultivar UCD-10X-F1 chromosome 3, UCD10Xv1.1, whole genome shotgun sequence window:
- the LOC107856010 gene encoding bidirectional sugar transporter SWEET10, with the protein MAFSADHWALAFGVLGNIVSFIVFLSPLPTFHTIYKKKTAEGYQSIPYVIALFSSMLWIYYAFLKTNVTLLITINSFGIFIETIYVGLYLFYAPKKARVQTGKMLLLTVVGGFGAIVLVTQFLFKGVVRGQVVGWICLIFALSVFVAPLGIVRKVIKTKSVEYMPLLLSVFLTLSAVMWFFYGLLLKDINIAAPNILGFIFGVLQIVLYVIYSKKEKAILKEQKLPEIQKPEVIVRDENTNDNKKFPELTQEQIIDIVRLGLMICKDKVHVATCPHGTKCEAKVDENTPKLQTVDA; encoded by the exons ATGGCTTTTTCTGCAGATCATTGGGCCTTGGCTTTTGGTGTCCTTG GTAACATCGTTTCGTTCATTGTATTCCTTTCTCCACT GCCAACATTTCACACTATTTACAAGAAGAAAACAGCTGAAGGGtatcaatcaattccatatgTGATTGCTCTCTTTAGCTCTATGCTTTGGATATACTATGCATTTTTGAAGACCAATGTCACCCTACTCATAACAATAAACTCCTTTGGTATATTCATTGAGACTATCTACGTTGGTCTCTACCTTTTCTACGCACCGAAGAAAGCTAGG GTTCAAACTGGAAAGATGTTACTTTTAACAGTGGTGGGTGGATTTGGTGCAATAGTCTTGGTTACTCAATTTCTATTCAAAGGTGTTGTTCGTGGACAAGTAGTTGGATGGATTTGCCTTATTTTCGCCTTAAGTGTGTTTGTTGCACCCTTAGGCATTGTG AGAAAAGTCATCAAAACAAAGAGTGTGGAGTACATGCCATTACTCCTATCAGTATTCCTCACATTAAGTGCTGTTATGTGGTTCTTCTATGGTCTCCTACTAAAAGACATTAACATTGCT GCTCCAAATATATTGGGATTCATCTTTGGAGTACTCCAAATTGTGCTCTATGTAATATACAGCAAAAAGGAGAAGGCCATTCTAAAGGAACAGAAACTTCCAGAGATACAAAAGCCTGAAGTCATTGTAAGGGATGAGAACACAAATGATAATAAGAAGTTTCCAGaactaacacaagaacaaatTATTGACATAGTGAGGTTGGGTTTAATGATTTGCAAAGACAAAGTACACGTGGCAACATGTCCTCATGGTACTAAATGTGAAGCCAAAGTTGATGAGAACACACCCAAGCTGCAAACTGTGGATGCTTAA